The following proteins are encoded in a genomic region of Amycolatopsis sulphurea:
- a CDS encoding sugar ABC transporter ATP-binding protein → MTDPVSVVSELPALAADAVSKRYGATVALAGASLFVRQGEVHGLVGANGAGKSTLIKILSGAEHQDSGRLRLGAWSGSGLTPRSAQARGLETIYQDLSVAPWLDGVANVILGQEHARLGMLAPRRQRTEVLGIFARLGFQAGPKEPVNRLSPADQQLVAIARAIYRRASVVLMDEPTSSLGITERARLLDVVRELSRDGVAVVYISHDLEEVLAVAHRVTVLRDGRTVDTVAADQVTPDDLVERMVGGAFERLRRASGTAGEVALELCGIGQHGRLADIDLQLRRGEVVGLTGLVGSGRTRLANVLAGLHPATAGEMTVDGRPYRPRTPGDALRAGLVVVPEDRKRDSLLMDLASTHTVMLARPESRLGLLRGRAERTATKRLMDRLHVKPASPAAVPRAMSGGNQQKVSLAKALQARPRVVVLDEPGQGVDIGAKQQILHAIREMAADGCAVLVISSELQDLVPVVDRLLVMRRGRISGELAAAEIDEHRVLELAVTGGSHRPDRDEDPTHVQ, encoded by the coding sequence ATGACCGACCCCGTTTCCGTGGTCTCCGAACTGCCCGCTCTCGCGGCCGACGCCGTTTCCAAGCGGTACGGCGCGACCGTGGCGCTGGCCGGCGCCTCGTTGTTCGTGCGCCAGGGCGAGGTACACGGCCTCGTCGGCGCCAACGGCGCCGGCAAATCCACCCTGATCAAGATTCTGTCCGGCGCCGAGCACCAGGACAGCGGCCGCCTCAGGCTGGGCGCGTGGAGCGGATCGGGCCTCACTCCGCGGTCGGCGCAGGCCCGCGGGCTGGAGACGATCTACCAGGACCTCAGCGTTGCCCCGTGGCTCGACGGCGTGGCGAACGTGATCCTCGGGCAGGAGCATGCCCGGCTCGGCATGCTCGCGCCGCGCCGCCAGCGCACCGAGGTGCTCGGCATTTTCGCCCGCCTCGGCTTTCAGGCGGGCCCGAAGGAGCCGGTGAATCGCCTGAGCCCGGCCGACCAGCAGCTCGTCGCGATCGCCAGGGCGATCTACCGCCGGGCGTCGGTGGTGCTCATGGACGAGCCGACATCGAGTCTCGGCATCACGGAGCGGGCCCGCCTGCTCGATGTCGTACGCGAATTGAGCCGCGACGGCGTGGCCGTCGTCTACATCTCGCACGACCTCGAAGAGGTCCTCGCGGTCGCGCACCGCGTGACCGTGCTGCGGGACGGCCGGACCGTGGACACCGTCGCGGCCGACCAGGTCACCCCCGACGACCTGGTCGAGCGCATGGTCGGCGGCGCCTTCGAACGCCTCCGCCGGGCCTCCGGCACGGCGGGCGAAGTGGCCCTGGAACTATGCGGGATCGGCCAGCACGGGCGGCTCGCCGACATCGACCTGCAGCTGCGCCGCGGCGAGGTCGTCGGTCTCACTGGGCTGGTCGGTTCGGGCCGGACCCGGCTGGCGAACGTCCTGGCCGGGCTGCACCCGGCGACGGCGGGTGAGATGACCGTCGACGGCAGGCCCTACCGCCCGCGGACCCCGGGCGATGCCTTGCGGGCCGGCCTCGTCGTGGTGCCTGAAGACCGCAAGCGCGACTCACTGCTGATGGATCTGGCGTCCACGCACACGGTGATGCTCGCCCGCCCCGAGTCCCGGCTGGGCCTGCTGCGGGGCCGAGCCGAACGCACCGCCACCAAGAGGTTGATGGACCGCCTGCACGTGAAACCGGCGAGCCCGGCGGCCGTTCCCCGCGCGATGTCGGGCGGCAACCAGCAGAAGGTGTCGCTGGCGAAAGCGCTGCAGGCCCGCCCGCGGGTGGTCGTGCTCGACGAGCCGGGACAGGGGGTCGACATCGGCGCGAAACAGCAGATCCTGCACGCCATCCGGGAGATGGCCGCCGACGGTTGCGCGGTGCTGGTGATCTCGTCGGAACTGCAGGACCTCGTGCCGGTGGTGGACCGCCTGCTCGTGATGCGGCGCGGCCGCATCTCCGGCGAACTGGCCGCCGCCGAGATCGACGAGCACCGCGTGCTGGAGCTGGCAGTCACCGGTGGCAGCCACCGGCCGGACCGAGATGAGGACCCCACCCATGTCCAGTAG
- a CDS encoding SMI1/KNR4 family protein — protein sequence MDQSQGRRSIDELAEAAGWTGSINQGRDWDTVERALGLTLPEDYKAMMSRFPSGFFRNAVWITNPIDARVDLGTFLREDVHEVVESFSGENGDFMEDTNYALFPAPGGLLPWGNDLQGGKFFWLTKGIDPNEWPVVYWSRDLFEWTEHDSGVVDAIMKILTCAGDDNIIRMDLGEEESIFRVPSTYMGNGGWLPHEEYR from the coding sequence ATGGACCAATCACAAGGCCGGCGATCGATCGACGAACTTGCCGAAGCCGCAGGCTGGACCGGCAGTATCAACCAAGGTCGTGACTGGGATACTGTCGAGCGAGCTCTCGGTCTGACGCTTCCCGAAGACTACAAAGCCATGATGTCGCGGTTCCCGTCAGGGTTCTTCCGAAACGCCGTTTGGATAACCAACCCGATAGATGCCCGCGTTGACCTAGGCACGTTTCTGCGGGAGGATGTCCACGAAGTTGTCGAGTCCTTCAGTGGAGAGAATGGCGATTTTATGGAGGATACGAACTACGCATTATTCCCGGCTCCGGGCGGCCTCCTGCCATGGGGCAACGACCTTCAAGGAGGAAAATTCTTCTGGCTAACCAAAGGCATCGACCCAAATGAGTGGCCAGTGGTTTACTGGAGTCGCGACTTGTTTGAGTGGACAGAGCATGATTCCGGTGTCGTCGACGCCATTATGAAAATCCTCACCTGTGCTGGCGACGACAACATCATCCGCATGGACCTCGGTGAAGAAGAGTCCATCTTCCGGGTTCCCTCGACATATATGGGAAACGGCGGTTGGCTACCCCATGAGGAATACCGATAA
- a CDS encoding antibiotic biosynthesis monooxygenase family protein — protein MLVTEIAQIEVKAGQETSFERAVAEALPLIQRAQGCLGARLCRSVERPQRYRLMVDWETVEHHMVTFRESPDFARWRELAGPHFAATPEVEHVSTVLS, from the coding sequence GTGTTGGTCACCGAAATCGCCCAGATCGAAGTCAAAGCCGGCCAGGAAACGTCCTTCGAACGCGCCGTCGCCGAAGCGCTGCCGCTGATCCAGCGGGCGCAGGGCTGTCTCGGGGCGCGGCTGTGCCGCAGCGTGGAGCGTCCCCAGCGGTACCGGCTCATGGTGGACTGGGAGACAGTCGAGCATCACATGGTGACGTTCCGCGAATCACCGGATTTCGCGCGGTGGCGGGAACTCGCCGGGCCTCATTTCGCCGCCACGCCTGAAGTCGAACACGTGTCCACCGTGCTCTCCTGA
- a CDS encoding DNA/RNA non-specific endonuclease: MRRLSRRPRRHPAAIAGWNRGFVVAMTAALLAVTAGEGAGAAVASEARAVHGQWQPPAKKPPAVAAHAAVEPDPDDAALIKQMQRDLVTDIADHDEEQEVRDAARDTLRRTDAGDAGAIDEFFAHGNMDARAKARKRKADADAANRALIEPLAGQGGPEFNAAVERALKGDARARESFLAYERDIAAERDRKNDAFTKEYNARRRGYVQMVADLGGPEVSAAAKAALAQGDAAIEQFFATGYLEAAKRDADAREKQVADLERQRKEAEAASDLAQRTARAMTARRNLLSAHADGIRALERAANDMTAAANTSREIAKTLAADQAGHSYHPELYQRAKDEVARHVANAAIDAQRAQSAAGAAAAQATILVQNGMPHGSEWATVVQAMAASATAAKQAADTASHAVDAISADAAATDASEKAKTHEENARQWRANAEVNAAAARQLAQAAADQAAAAATAAERAKQSHADALTALRQAQEHAQNVKDSRAAAERERDTAAAKRAEAEINRQQAAAKRAEAEAKQREAAHQRDIAVRQANVAAQKRREAERQADIAAQKRGSAQQQEQIAADRNKDARHQEQAALDADTDARTQELNANRARDYAAEVAKSAETLNRKAQVLEGLAQKAQGMVQAAQGDKDRAWAAAHQARADADQAAAAARQARSDADAAGTAAVNARSAAIQANSAASNSRAAADRAQAAASQARAAADAAEAAAERARTAATEAQAAAARADQDATRAESEAALTHQAAMRAEAAAAEATAAEARAAQNARAAADLAQQTAVKSAQALEAAQRTQDEANASAVEASTAALQAGIATRAASAAVQSASGIANPADSAIGMAAPFADTDVDADFAQNVANRARDTGASQVDTAQAAAKDAAERARIAAEAAKNASGEVAPAYQAASDAAESASTAARSAADAQASAAEAAKEAAGARQAAADANVVDTQAQADAQAARAAANQAAADAALAGLSADQAEADARAARHAADNATRAANEASAAATRAANDAAAAQRAAAQAAKDAEAARAAADRAQQHADDANDAATNAENYARDAETRAKNAAGDAKDIQAELAKLQDELRKADEEEQRKAAEEAINDDSDVPALTADEETALRKAKGQQGVDDYNTNRAKANAGLMGFITEQGGQVLLDLIGYTDAKKCFTEGDFISCIMTVVNALPLAKFVSVLSKIPDAVSATVRIVKGIRSFKDAIVTARRITTNLRNYVRQLINCRGLARRATTANAPCTPIDKEEELKKPTPKVDPAPGIRLDPTKDKKKLDDCANGTMPADTTINDPLESFTYLGDPAQRARGGITCIVTPKMGSAYRADPAGFDPRTMQRGHLIPRRFNGPGTLANIVNQYIKVNHPVISTIERAVAKALSPGGDTEIVYRVSVQYPSNTAWVPEWIFIDAIGNHGYYCRATIENVPDANGNIDTSGCY; this comes from the coding sequence GTGCGCAGACTGTCCAGAAGACCGAGAAGACACCCTGCGGCGATCGCCGGATGGAATCGGGGCTTCGTCGTCGCGATGACGGCGGCCTTGCTGGCCGTGACCGCAGGGGAAGGCGCGGGCGCCGCCGTCGCGTCCGAGGCCAGGGCGGTTCACGGGCAGTGGCAGCCACCGGCCAAGAAGCCACCTGCTGTCGCCGCGCATGCCGCAGTGGAGCCGGACCCCGACGACGCCGCGCTGATCAAGCAGATGCAACGGGACTTGGTCACCGACATCGCCGACCATGACGAAGAGCAGGAAGTCCGGGACGCCGCGCGGGACACGCTGCGCCGCACCGACGCAGGCGACGCGGGCGCGATCGACGAGTTCTTCGCGCACGGCAACATGGACGCCAGGGCCAAGGCAAGGAAGCGGAAGGCTGATGCGGACGCGGCGAACCGCGCGCTGATCGAGCCGCTGGCCGGTCAAGGTGGTCCCGAGTTCAACGCAGCCGTGGAGCGGGCGTTGAAGGGCGATGCCCGGGCCCGGGAGAGCTTCCTTGCCTACGAGCGTGACATCGCGGCCGAGCGGGATCGCAAGAACGATGCTTTCACCAAGGAATACAACGCACGCCGTCGCGGGTACGTGCAGATGGTCGCCGATCTCGGCGGACCGGAAGTGTCGGCCGCGGCGAAAGCGGCGCTGGCACAAGGCGACGCCGCGATCGAGCAGTTCTTCGCCACCGGGTACCTCGAGGCGGCCAAACGCGACGCCGACGCCCGCGAGAAACAGGTAGCGGATCTGGAGCGGCAGCGCAAGGAGGCCGAGGCCGCGTCCGATCTCGCGCAGCGCACGGCGCGGGCGATGACTGCGCGCCGCAACCTTCTGTCCGCGCACGCCGACGGCATCCGCGCGCTGGAACGGGCCGCGAACGACATGACTGCCGCCGCGAACACCTCACGCGAGATCGCGAAAACCCTCGCCGCCGACCAGGCCGGCCACAGCTACCATCCGGAGCTCTACCAGAGGGCGAAGGACGAAGTCGCCCGCCACGTCGCAAATGCCGCCATCGACGCCCAGCGAGCCCAGAGCGCGGCCGGGGCCGCGGCCGCGCAGGCCACCATCCTGGTGCAGAACGGAATGCCGCACGGGTCCGAGTGGGCGACCGTCGTGCAGGCGATGGCCGCGTCCGCGACCGCCGCGAAACAAGCCGCGGACACCGCGTCGCACGCCGTGGACGCCATCTCCGCGGACGCCGCGGCCACCGACGCCAGCGAGAAAGCCAAGACACATGAGGAAAACGCTCGCCAGTGGCGCGCCAACGCCGAGGTGAACGCCGCTGCGGCACGGCAATTGGCCCAGGCTGCCGCAGACCAGGCCGCCGCCGCGGCCACCGCGGCCGAGCGGGCCAAGCAGTCCCACGCCGACGCCCTCACCGCGCTGCGCCAGGCACAAGAGCACGCGCAGAACGTCAAGGACTCCCGCGCCGCGGCCGAGCGCGAACGCGACACCGCCGCGGCCAAGCGCGCCGAAGCCGAGATCAACCGGCAGCAGGCCGCCGCCAAGCGCGCCGAAGCCGAGGCCAAGCAGCGCGAAGCCGCCCACCAACGCGATATCGCGGTGCGCCAAGCCAACGTCGCCGCTCAGAAGCGCCGCGAGGCCGAACGACAGGCCGATATCGCCGCCCAGAAACGCGGTTCCGCTCAGCAGCAGGAACAGATAGCCGCCGACCGGAACAAGGACGCCCGGCACCAGGAGCAGGCCGCTCTCGACGCTGACACCGACGCCCGCACCCAGGAACTCAACGCGAACCGGGCGCGCGACTACGCCGCCGAGGTCGCAAAGTCCGCCGAGACCCTCAACCGCAAGGCCCAGGTACTCGAAGGCCTCGCGCAAAAGGCACAGGGCATGGTGCAGGCCGCCCAGGGTGACAAGGACCGTGCCTGGGCTGCGGCGCATCAGGCCCGCGCCGACGCCGATCAGGCTGCTGCCGCGGCGAGGCAGGCGCGGTCGGACGCGGATGCCGCCGGCACCGCCGCAGTCAATGCTCGCAGCGCGGCCATCCAGGCGAACTCCGCAGCCAGCAACTCCCGCGCCGCTGCCGACCGTGCTCAGGCTGCGGCCTCCCAGGCTCGCGCCGCCGCCGACGCCGCCGAAGCCGCGGCTGAGCGCGCCCGCACCGCCGCCACCGAAGCGCAGGCCGCCGCCGCCCGCGCGGACCAGGACGCCACCCGCGCCGAATCCGAGGCCGCACTCACCCACCAGGCCGCCATGCGCGCCGAGGCCGCTGCCGCCGAGGCCACCGCTGCCGAAGCCCGGGCCGCGCAGAACGCCCGTGCCGCCGCCGACCTGGCCCAGCAGACCGCGGTCAAATCCGCGCAGGCACTGGAGGCCGCGCAGCGCACCCAGGACGAGGCCAACGCATCGGCTGTGGAAGCCTCGACCGCCGCGCTGCAGGCAGGCATCGCCACCCGCGCCGCGAGCGCGGCCGTGCAGTCCGCGTCCGGCATCGCCAACCCGGCCGACTCGGCGATCGGCATGGCCGCGCCGTTCGCCGACACCGACGTCGACGCCGACTTCGCGCAGAACGTCGCCAACCGGGCCCGCGACACCGGCGCCAGCCAGGTCGACACCGCCCAAGCTGCCGCCAAGGACGCCGCCGAACGGGCCCGTATCGCCGCCGAAGCGGCGAAAAACGCGTCCGGCGAGGTCGCCCCTGCCTACCAGGCAGCCTCTGACGCCGCCGAGTCGGCCTCAACCGCAGCCCGTTCCGCGGCCGACGCGCAGGCTTCGGCGGCCGAGGCCGCGAAGGAAGCCGCCGGTGCCCGTCAAGCCGCTGCGGACGCGAATGTCGTCGACACCCAGGCCCAGGCCGATGCCCAGGCCGCCCGTGCCGCAGCCAACCAGGCGGCCGCCGACGCTGCCTTGGCCGGGCTGTCGGCAGACCAGGCCGAAGCCGACGCCCGCGCGGCCCGCCACGCAGCCGACAACGCCACCCGGGCCGCCAACGAAGCCTCCGCAGCGGCCACCCGCGCCGCCAATGACGCCGCCGCCGCGCAACGGGCAGCAGCGCAAGCCGCCAAGGACGCCGAAGCCGCGCGCGCGGCAGCCGACCGGGCACAGCAGCACGCCGACGACGCCAACGACGCAGCCACCAACGCCGAAAACTACGCCCGCGACGCCGAAACCCGCGCAAAGAACGCCGCCGGCGACGCCAAGGACATCCAAGCCGAACTCGCCAAACTCCAGGACGAACTCCGCAAAGCCGACGAAGAAGAGCAGCGCAAAGCCGCGGAAGAGGCGATCAACGACGACAGCGATGTCCCCGCACTCACCGCGGACGAGGAAACCGCCCTCCGCAAGGCGAAAGGCCAGCAAGGAGTCGACGACTACAACACCAACCGTGCGAAGGCCAACGCCGGCCTCATGGGCTTCATCACCGAACAGGGCGGCCAGGTCCTGCTCGACCTTATCGGCTACACCGACGCGAAAAAGTGCTTCACCGAAGGCGACTTCATCAGCTGCATCATGACCGTCGTGAATGCCCTGCCACTGGCCAAGTTCGTCTCCGTGCTCAGCAAGATCCCGGACGCCGTATCCGCGACCGTCCGGATCGTCAAGGGAATCCGGTCGTTCAAAGACGCCATCGTCACCGCGCGACGCATCACGACCAACCTCAGAAACTACGTACGGCAACTCATCAATTGTCGTGGCCTCGCACGACGCGCCACCACGGCAAACGCCCCTTGCACCCCCATTGACAAAGAAGAAGAACTTAAAAAACCCACACCCAAAGTCGACCCCGCACCCGGAATCCGGCTCGACCCCACCAAAGACAAAAAGAAGCTCGACGACTGCGCCAACGGCACCATGCCCGCCGACACCACCATCAACGACCCACTCGAATCGTTCACCTACCTCGGCGACCCGGCACAACGTGCGCGAGGCGGCATCACCTGCATCGTGACACCTAAGATGGGGAGTGCATATCGAGCGGATCCGGCAGGGTTTGACCCGCGTACCATGCAGCGCGGTCACCTGATCCCCAGAAGGTTTAATGGACCCGGCACACTGGCCAACATCGTCAACCAATATATCAAGGTCAACCATCCGGTTATCAGTACCATCGAACGCGCCGTAGCCAAAGCGCTGAGCCCTGGAGGCGACACCGAGATTGTCTACCGCGTCTCTGTCCAGTACCCCAGTAACACGGCATGGGTACCGGAATGGATCTTCATCGATGCCATCGGCAACCACGGCTACTACTGCCGCGCTACCATCGAGAACGTTCCAGACGCCAATGGGAACATCGATACATCGGGCTGCTACTGA
- a CDS encoding ABC transporter permease yields the protein MSSSTVTPTSTQTGPPQAGPTAWDHVRGLLTARRSHLALLGVIAILVLVTSLRSPVFLSWGNFANVLQQMAIFGILAAGTTALMVSGGLDLSIGSNVSFSAMIMGTLLLHHWSPTVAVTVGILAAIGVGLCNGVLAAFSRSHPFILTLGMLTLLQGAALLISNVPITAIPDSMLAVGRQRFAGLPPLVWALLLALVAVHVLLRYSKIGRWIYALGASSSAAYRAGIPVRALKICLYAGNGLLVGVAAFLLMVQLASTQAQMGTGLEMTAIAAVAVGGTPLAGGRGDIPGTILGIILLGLIGNALNLMSIPGELRYVLQGAVIVVAVMAQREK from the coding sequence ATGTCCAGTAGCACCGTCACCCCGACTTCGACCCAAACCGGTCCGCCCCAAGCCGGGCCGACGGCCTGGGACCACGTGCGCGGCCTGCTGACCGCCCGGCGTTCACATCTGGCTCTCCTGGGCGTCATCGCCATTCTGGTCCTCGTCACGTCCCTGCGTTCGCCGGTGTTCCTGTCCTGGGGGAACTTCGCGAACGTCCTTCAGCAGATGGCGATCTTCGGGATTCTCGCGGCCGGCACCACCGCGCTCATGGTGTCCGGCGGGCTCGACCTGTCCATCGGCTCGAACGTGTCGTTCAGCGCGATGATCATGGGAACGCTGCTGCTGCATCACTGGTCGCCCACGGTGGCGGTCACAGTCGGGATCCTCGCCGCGATCGGCGTCGGGCTGTGCAACGGGGTGCTGGCCGCGTTCTCCCGCTCCCACCCGTTCATCCTCACCCTGGGAATGCTCACCCTGTTGCAAGGCGCCGCCCTGCTGATCTCGAACGTGCCGATCACGGCGATTCCCGACTCCATGCTCGCCGTGGGCCGGCAGCGGTTCGCCGGGCTCCCTCCGCTGGTGTGGGCGCTGCTCCTAGCGCTGGTCGCGGTGCACGTCCTGTTGCGGTACAGCAAGATCGGCCGCTGGATCTACGCACTCGGCGCGTCTTCGTCGGCCGCCTACCGGGCCGGGATCCCGGTGCGCGCACTGAAGATCTGCCTCTATGCGGGCAACGGCCTGCTCGTCGGCGTCGCGGCCTTCCTGCTCATGGTGCAGCTCGCATCGACTCAGGCGCAGATGGGTACCGGCCTCGAGATGACCGCGATCGCGGCCGTCGCCGTCGGCGGCACCCCGCTTGCCGGTGGTCGCGGCGATATTCCGGGCACGATCCTCGGAATCATCCTGCTCGGCCTCATCGGCAACGCACTCAACCTCATGTCGATCCCCGGTGAACTGCGGTACGTCCTGCAGGGCGCGGTGATCGTCGTCGCCGTCATGGCCCAACGAGAGAAGTGA
- a CDS encoding TetR/AcrR family transcriptional regulator yields the protein MATPAPVNTSSRGAQRKMQIISVAAGLFNERGYHETSMDLIAAHVGIRKASLYHYFSSKDEILIVIHEEMIDLIVERQEQRAAAAALGPKDMLLAVMTDLVGLMETHPGHLRVFFEHYRELPMQARNAIAGKRDQYHQYLIDILEAGVSTGEFGPMDTRMTSFAILGMCNWTYQWFHPGEGWTAEQVARHFWQLFIDGAAPKP from the coding sequence ATGGCCACGCCTGCCCCCGTGAACACCAGCAGCCGGGGCGCCCAGCGCAAGATGCAGATCATCAGTGTGGCCGCCGGACTGTTCAACGAGCGCGGCTACCACGAGACCTCGATGGACCTCATCGCGGCGCACGTGGGTATTCGGAAAGCGTCGCTGTACCACTATTTCTCCAGCAAGGACGAGATCCTCATCGTGATCCACGAGGAGATGATCGACCTCATCGTCGAGCGGCAGGAACAGCGCGCCGCGGCCGCCGCACTGGGCCCGAAGGACATGCTGCTGGCCGTGATGACCGACCTGGTCGGCCTGATGGAGACGCACCCCGGGCACCTGCGCGTCTTCTTCGAGCACTACCGGGAACTGCCGATGCAGGCCCGCAATGCGATCGCCGGCAAACGGGACCAGTACCACCAATACCTGATCGACATCCTCGAAGCCGGGGTGAGCACGGGCGAGTTCGGCCCCATGGACACGCGCATGACGAGCTTCGCCATTCTCGGCATGTGCAACTGGACGTATCAGTGGTTCCACCCCGGCGAGGGCTGGACCGCGGAGCAGGTCGCCCGGCACTTCTGGCAGCTGTTCATCGACGGCGCGGCCCCGAAGCCCTGA
- a CDS encoding transposase family protein, which translates to MRYQSTTGLATDQIEELVARIRQIVQCHEKQAWPPIVGLYRAVALTLVYVRQNLNQAAVGDLFDVSQSTVSRVHRAMLPLIGQALCLHIPDLKEAIRGRLALVDGTDVPTGNRAGHEDNYSGKRRRSGLNIQIAADTDGHLLGISAPLPGSMHDRRAFTESGWEDLLADTPVIADPAYQGTHAITPRKKPKGGELSTSDKANNKTISSIRSAVERCIAHLKNWKMLATGYRGRLAELPNIIRIITALEFYRLGW; encoded by the coding sequence TTGCGTTATCAGTCTACTACAGGGCTTGCTACCGACCAGATCGAGGAGCTTGTCGCACGGATCAGGCAGATCGTTCAATGTCATGAGAAGCAAGCGTGGCCTCCGATCGTGGGACTGTATCGCGCTGTCGCGCTCACTTTGGTGTACGTCCGGCAAAATCTGAATCAGGCTGCGGTGGGCGATCTATTCGACGTCAGCCAGTCGACCGTATCGAGAGTGCATCGAGCCATGCTTCCCCTGATCGGACAGGCTCTGTGTTTGCACATTCCAGACCTCAAAGAAGCCATTCGCGGGCGGCTTGCCCTGGTAGATGGCACTGACGTCCCAACCGGCAACCGCGCTGGTCACGAGGACAACTACTCGGGCAAACGCCGCCGATCCGGGCTGAATATCCAGATTGCCGCCGACACGGACGGTCACCTCTTGGGAATATCCGCACCCCTGCCAGGATCCATGCACGATCGCAGGGCGTTCACCGAGTCCGGCTGGGAAGACCTTCTTGCGGATACCCCTGTTATCGCCGACCCCGCCTATCAGGGAACTCACGCCATCACACCGCGCAAGAAGCCAAAAGGTGGGGAACTGTCAACCAGCGACAAAGCCAACAACAAGACCATCTCCTCGATACGATCAGCCGTCGAGCGATGCATCGCCCACCTGAAGAATTGGAAGATGCTCGCCACCGGGTACCGAGGCCGACTCGCCGAGCTTCCCAACATCATCCGTATCATCACGGCGCTCGAATTCTACCGACTCGGCTGGTAA
- a CDS encoding sugar ABC transporter substrate-binding protein, translated as MTIRRRLAAVSAATFLTVLAACSTATPTTTHGPSEGQKTSPDAPLHGKTIAYIQTGSIPYYEYTKQGFEKAVTLLGGTPKTFNSNLDASAEVANVQNAITSKVDGVVLEPLSNATVKSDLSALDQAGIPTVVLYGYDPSLEKDAVGFQGTRYQDTGAAAGEQLKALAPNGQVAIITGTPGRADVDGFTTGFRQTLGADSRIVETLNGNYDRQTAIKATQDLITKYPQISGIFVHNEDMAIGVIQALGTRANQVAIVTQNGSPDGVDYLRKGLIKASIGWSPTQEGVLSARRLGDYFSGAPAAAPLCLTPFAVDTPAEPTKSVRWEPTDDVIANSLKTPCATPRP; from the coding sequence ATGACCATTCGTCGCCGGCTGGCGGCCGTGTCCGCCGCCACGTTCCTGACCGTGCTCGCCGCCTGCTCCACCGCGACCCCGACCACGACCCACGGCCCCTCGGAAGGGCAGAAGACATCGCCTGACGCACCGCTGCATGGCAAGACCATCGCCTACATCCAGACCGGCAGCATCCCCTACTACGAGTACACGAAACAGGGCTTCGAGAAGGCGGTGACACTACTGGGCGGTACGCCGAAGACCTTCAACTCGAACCTCGACGCCTCCGCCGAAGTGGCGAACGTGCAGAACGCCATCACCAGCAAGGTCGACGGGGTGGTGCTCGAACCACTCAGCAATGCCACCGTGAAGAGCGACCTGAGCGCGCTCGACCAAGCGGGCATCCCGACGGTCGTGCTGTACGGCTACGACCCGTCGCTGGAGAAGGACGCGGTCGGCTTCCAGGGCACTCGCTACCAGGACACCGGCGCCGCCGCCGGGGAGCAGCTGAAAGCCCTGGCCCCCAACGGTCAGGTCGCGATCATCACCGGTACCCCGGGCCGCGCCGACGTCGACGGCTTCACCACGGGATTCCGCCAGACGCTCGGGGCCGACTCGCGGATCGTCGAGACCCTCAACGGGAACTACGACCGCCAAACCGCCATCAAGGCCACCCAGGACCTGATCACCAAATACCCACAGATCTCCGGCATCTTCGTGCACAACGAGGACATGGCGATCGGCGTGATCCAGGCACTCGGCACCCGCGCGAACCAGGTGGCGATCGTCACCCAGAACGGCTCTCCGGACGGCGTCGACTACCTCCGGAAAGGACTGATCAAGGCCAGCATCGGCTGGTCGCCCACCCAGGAGGGCGTCCTGTCGGCGCGGCGGCTCGGCGACTACTTCAGCGGCGCACCCGCCGCGGCCCCGCTGTGCCTGACCCCGTTCGCAGTGGACACTCCGGCCGAGCCGACGAAGTCCGTGCGCTGGGAGCCGACGGACGACGTCATCGCCAATTCCCTGAAGACCCCGTGCGCGACGCCGCGCCCCTAA